In a genomic window of Zootoca vivipara chromosome 5, rZooViv1.1, whole genome shotgun sequence:
- the PLEKHA1 gene encoding pleckstrin homology domain-containing family A member 1 isoform X1, with product MPYVDRQNRICGFLDIEENENSGKFLRRYFILDTREDNLVWYMDNPQNLPSGSPPVGAIKLTYISKVSDATKLRPKAEFCFVMNAGMRKYFLQANDQQDLVEWVNVLNKATKITVPKQTDSQAHTDNSTRHTENVGLKKQMSYRTEIVGGVPIITPTQKEEVNECGEGDKNYLKRSQSHLPYFSAKHPPDNAVIKAGYCVKQGAVMKNWKRRYFQLDENTIGYFKSELDKEPLRIIPLKEVHKVQECKQSDIMMRDNLFEIVTTSRTFYVQADSPEDMHSWIKAISGAIVAQRGPGRSAASEHSNCSSESTCPAKTAAATSHSTTTHNPSLAQTLNTKPLVLEKRRLHESFTKTKPGSFKIQAVPSRDPASKVTLQGLMEPQNKNGTQEQDPGPVDLDDASLPVSDV from the exons ATGCCTTATGTGGATCGCCAAAATCGTATTTGTGGTTTTCTAGACattgaagaaaatgaaaatagtGGAAAGTTTTTGCGGAGATACTTCATATTGGACACAAGAGAAGATAATTTGGTATGGTACATGGATAATccacag AACCTTCCCTCTGGATCTCCGCCAGTTGGAGCCATTAAACTTACCTACATTTCAAAG GTTAGTGATGCAACTAAACTGAGGCCAAAGGCAGAATTCTGCTTTG TCATGAATGCAGGGATGAGGAAATACTTCCTACAAGCCAATGATCAGCAAGACTTAGTTGAATGGGTGAATGTCCTGAACAAAGCTACCAAAATCACA GTACCAAAGCAAACTGATTCACAGGCTCACACTGATAATTCAACACGTCACACTGAAAATGTGGGGTTAAAGAAGCAGATGTCTTACAGGACAGAGATTGTTGGTGGTGTTCCTATAATAACCCCTACTCAG AAAGAAGAGGTAAATGAATGTGGTGAAGGTGATAAAAACTACTTGAAACGGTCCCAAAGCCACCTTCCATATTTTTCTGCTAAGCACCCCCCAGATAATGCTGTGATTAAAGCTGGCTACTGTGTTAAACAAGGAGCAGTG ATGAAGAACTGGAAAAGAAGGTATTTCCAGCTGGATGAAAACACGATAGGATACTTTAAATCTGAACTG GATAAGGAGCCCCTTCGGATTATACCACTGAAAGAGGTTCATAAGGTCCAGGAATGTAAACAAAG TGATATAATGATGAGAGACAATCTATTTGAAATTGTAACAACTTCTCGAACGTTTTATGTACAG gCAGATAGCCCAGAAGACATGCACAGCTGGATTAAAGCAATTTCTGGTGCAATAGTAGCACAGCGAGGACCTGGAAGATCAGCAGCTTCT GAACATTCCAACTGTTCTTCAGAATCCACCTGTCctgcaaaaacagcagcagccacctCACATTCCACAACCACTCACAACCCCTCTTTGGCCCAAACCCTTAACACCAAGCCCCTTGTCTTGGAGAAGCGAAGACTTCACGAATCTTTTACCAAGACCAAGCCAGGGAGCTTCAAGATCCAGGCTGTCCCTTCAAGAGACCCAGCTTCCAAAGTGACTCTACAGGGCCTAATGGAACctcaaaataaaaatggcactCAGGAACAGGATCCTGGCCCAGTGGATCTGGATGATGCAAGCCTTCCAGTCAGTGATGTGTAA
- the PLEKHA1 gene encoding pleckstrin homology domain-containing family A member 1 isoform X2 — protein sequence MPYVDRQNRICGFLDIEENENSGKFLRRYFILDTREDNLVWYMDNPQNLPSGSPPVGAIKLTYISKVSDATKLRPKAEFCFVMNAGMRKYFLQANDQQDLVEWVNVLNKATKITVPKQTDSQAHTDNSTRHTENVGLKKQMSYRTEIVGGVPIITPTQKEEVNECGEGDKNYLKRSQSHLPYFSAKHPPDNAVIKAGYCVKQGAVMKNWKRRYFQLDENTIGYFKSELDKEPLRIIPLKEVHKVQECKQSDIMMRDNLFEIVTTSRTFYVQADSPEDMHSWIKAISGAIVAQRGPGRSAASMRQARRLSNPCIQRYTSRTGECSMNIPTVLQNPPVLQKQQQPPHIPQPLTTPLWPKPLTPSPLSWRSEDFTNLLPRPSQGASRSRLSLQETQLPK from the exons ATGCCTTATGTGGATCGCCAAAATCGTATTTGTGGTTTTCTAGACattgaagaaaatgaaaatagtGGAAAGTTTTTGCGGAGATACTTCATATTGGACACAAGAGAAGATAATTTGGTATGGTACATGGATAATccacag AACCTTCCCTCTGGATCTCCGCCAGTTGGAGCCATTAAACTTACCTACATTTCAAAG GTTAGTGATGCAACTAAACTGAGGCCAAAGGCAGAATTCTGCTTTG TCATGAATGCAGGGATGAGGAAATACTTCCTACAAGCCAATGATCAGCAAGACTTAGTTGAATGGGTGAATGTCCTGAACAAAGCTACCAAAATCACA GTACCAAAGCAAACTGATTCACAGGCTCACACTGATAATTCAACACGTCACACTGAAAATGTGGGGTTAAAGAAGCAGATGTCTTACAGGACAGAGATTGTTGGTGGTGTTCCTATAATAACCCCTACTCAG AAAGAAGAGGTAAATGAATGTGGTGAAGGTGATAAAAACTACTTGAAACGGTCCCAAAGCCACCTTCCATATTTTTCTGCTAAGCACCCCCCAGATAATGCTGTGATTAAAGCTGGCTACTGTGTTAAACAAGGAGCAGTG ATGAAGAACTGGAAAAGAAGGTATTTCCAGCTGGATGAAAACACGATAGGATACTTTAAATCTGAACTG GATAAGGAGCCCCTTCGGATTATACCACTGAAAGAGGTTCATAAGGTCCAGGAATGTAAACAAAG TGATATAATGATGAGAGACAATCTATTTGAAATTGTAACAACTTCTCGAACGTTTTATGTACAG gCAGATAGCCCAGAAGACATGCACAGCTGGATTAAAGCAATTTCTGGTGCAATAGTAGCACAGCGAGGACCTGGAAGATCAGCAGCTTCT ATGCGGCAGGCCAGAAGGCTGTCGAATCCTTGTATACAGAGGTATACATCAAGAACTGGTGAATGCAGCAT GAACATTCCAACTGTTCTTCAGAATCCACCTGTCctgcaaaaacagcagcagccacctCACATTCCACAACCACTCACAACCCCTCTTTGGCCCAAACCCTTAACACCAAGCCCCTTGTCTTGGAGAAGCGAAGACTTCACGAATCTTTTACCAAGACCAAGCCAGGGAGCTTCAAGATCCAGGCTGTCCCTTCAAGAGACCCAGCTTCCAAAGTGA
- the PLEKHA1 gene encoding pleckstrin homology domain-containing family A member 1 isoform X3 — MPYVDRQNRICGFLDIEENENSGKFLRRYFILDTREDNLVWYMDNPQNLPSGSPPVGAIKLTYISKVSDATKLRPKAEFCFVMNAGMRKYFLQANDQQDLVEWVNVLNKATKITVPKQTDSQAHTDNSTRHTENVGLKKQMSYRTEIVGGVPIITPTQKEEVNECGEGDKNYLKRSQSHLPYFSAKHPPDNAVIKAGYCVKQGAVMKNWKRRYFQLDENTIGYFKSELDKEPLRIIPLKEVHKVQECKQSDIMMRDNLFEIVTTSRTFYVQADSPEDMHSWIKAISGAIVAQRGPGRSAASMRQARRLSNPCIQRNIPTVLQNPPVLQKQQQPPHIPQPLTTPLWPKPLTPSPLSWRSEDFTNLLPRPSQGASRSRLSLQETQLPK, encoded by the exons ATGCCTTATGTGGATCGCCAAAATCGTATTTGTGGTTTTCTAGACattgaagaaaatgaaaatagtGGAAAGTTTTTGCGGAGATACTTCATATTGGACACAAGAGAAGATAATTTGGTATGGTACATGGATAATccacag AACCTTCCCTCTGGATCTCCGCCAGTTGGAGCCATTAAACTTACCTACATTTCAAAG GTTAGTGATGCAACTAAACTGAGGCCAAAGGCAGAATTCTGCTTTG TCATGAATGCAGGGATGAGGAAATACTTCCTACAAGCCAATGATCAGCAAGACTTAGTTGAATGGGTGAATGTCCTGAACAAAGCTACCAAAATCACA GTACCAAAGCAAACTGATTCACAGGCTCACACTGATAATTCAACACGTCACACTGAAAATGTGGGGTTAAAGAAGCAGATGTCTTACAGGACAGAGATTGTTGGTGGTGTTCCTATAATAACCCCTACTCAG AAAGAAGAGGTAAATGAATGTGGTGAAGGTGATAAAAACTACTTGAAACGGTCCCAAAGCCACCTTCCATATTTTTCTGCTAAGCACCCCCCAGATAATGCTGTGATTAAAGCTGGCTACTGTGTTAAACAAGGAGCAGTG ATGAAGAACTGGAAAAGAAGGTATTTCCAGCTGGATGAAAACACGATAGGATACTTTAAATCTGAACTG GATAAGGAGCCCCTTCGGATTATACCACTGAAAGAGGTTCATAAGGTCCAGGAATGTAAACAAAG TGATATAATGATGAGAGACAATCTATTTGAAATTGTAACAACTTCTCGAACGTTTTATGTACAG gCAGATAGCCCAGAAGACATGCACAGCTGGATTAAAGCAATTTCTGGTGCAATAGTAGCACAGCGAGGACCTGGAAGATCAGCAGCTTCT ATGCGGCAGGCCAGAAGGCTGTCGAATCCTTGTATACAGAG GAACATTCCAACTGTTCTTCAGAATCCACCTGTCctgcaaaaacagcagcagccacctCACATTCCACAACCACTCACAACCCCTCTTTGGCCCAAACCCTTAACACCAAGCCCCTTGTCTTGGAGAAGCGAAGACTTCACGAATCTTTTACCAAGACCAAGCCAGGGAGCTTCAAGATCCAGGCTGTCCCTTCAAGAGACCCAGCTTCCAAAGTGA
- the PLEKHA1 gene encoding pleckstrin homology domain-containing family A member 1 isoform X4 has protein sequence MPYVDRQNRICGFLDIEENENSGKFLRRYFILDTREDNLVWYMDNPQNLPSGSPPVGAIKLTYISKVSDATKLRPKAEFCFVMNAGMRKYFLQANDQQDLVEWVNVLNKATKITVPKQTDSQAHTDNSTRHTENVGLKKQMSYRTEIVGGVPIITPTQKEEVNECGEGDKNYLKRSQSHLPYFSAKHPPDNAVIKAGYCVKQGAVMKNWKRRYFQLDENTIGYFKSELDKEPLRIIPLKEVHKVQECKQSDIMMRDNLFEIVTTSRTFYVQIAQKTCTAGLKQFLVQ, from the exons ATGCCTTATGTGGATCGCCAAAATCGTATTTGTGGTTTTCTAGACattgaagaaaatgaaaatagtGGAAAGTTTTTGCGGAGATACTTCATATTGGACACAAGAGAAGATAATTTGGTATGGTACATGGATAATccacag AACCTTCCCTCTGGATCTCCGCCAGTTGGAGCCATTAAACTTACCTACATTTCAAAG GTTAGTGATGCAACTAAACTGAGGCCAAAGGCAGAATTCTGCTTTG TCATGAATGCAGGGATGAGGAAATACTTCCTACAAGCCAATGATCAGCAAGACTTAGTTGAATGGGTGAATGTCCTGAACAAAGCTACCAAAATCACA GTACCAAAGCAAACTGATTCACAGGCTCACACTGATAATTCAACACGTCACACTGAAAATGTGGGGTTAAAGAAGCAGATGTCTTACAGGACAGAGATTGTTGGTGGTGTTCCTATAATAACCCCTACTCAG AAAGAAGAGGTAAATGAATGTGGTGAAGGTGATAAAAACTACTTGAAACGGTCCCAAAGCCACCTTCCATATTTTTCTGCTAAGCACCCCCCAGATAATGCTGTGATTAAAGCTGGCTACTGTGTTAAACAAGGAGCAGTG ATGAAGAACTGGAAAAGAAGGTATTTCCAGCTGGATGAAAACACGATAGGATACTTTAAATCTGAACTG GATAAGGAGCCCCTTCGGATTATACCACTGAAAGAGGTTCATAAGGTCCAGGAATGTAAACAAAG TGATATAATGATGAGAGACAATCTATTTGAAATTGTAACAACTTCTCGAACGTTTTATGTACAG ATAGCCCAGAAGACATGCACAGCTGGATTAAAGCAATTTCTGGTGCAATAG
- the PLEKHA1 gene encoding pleckstrin homology domain-containing family A member 1 isoform X5, with protein sequence MKIVESFCGDTSYWTQEKIIWYGTWIIHRTFPLDLRQLEPLNLPTFQSDATKLRPKAEFCFVMNAGMRKYFLQANDQQDLVEWVNVLNKATKITVPKQTDSQAHTDNSTRHTENVGLKKQMSYRTEIVGGVPIITPTQKEEVNECGEGDKNYLKRSQSHLPYFSAKHPPDNAVIKAGYCVKQGAVMKNWKRRYFQLDENTIGYFKSELDKEPLRIIPLKEVHKVQECKQSDIMMRDNLFEIVTTSRTFYVQADSPEDMHSWIKAISGAIVAQRGPGRSAASEHSNCSSESTCPAKTAAATSHSTTTHNPSLAQTLNTKPLVLEKRRLHESFTKTKPGSFKIQAVPSRDPASKVTLQGLMEPQNKNGTQEQDPGPVDLDDASLPVSDV encoded by the exons atgaaaatagtGGAAAGTTTTTGCGGAGATACTTCATATTGGACACAAGAGAAGATAATTTGGTATGGTACATGGATAATccacag AACCTTCCCTCTGGATCTCCGCCAGTTGGAGCCATTAAACTTACCTACATTTCAAAG TGATGCAACTAAACTGAGGCCAAAGGCAGAATTCTGCTTTG TCATGAATGCAGGGATGAGGAAATACTTCCTACAAGCCAATGATCAGCAAGACTTAGTTGAATGGGTGAATGTCCTGAACAAAGCTACCAAAATCACA GTACCAAAGCAAACTGATTCACAGGCTCACACTGATAATTCAACACGTCACACTGAAAATGTGGGGTTAAAGAAGCAGATGTCTTACAGGACAGAGATTGTTGGTGGTGTTCCTATAATAACCCCTACTCAG AAAGAAGAGGTAAATGAATGTGGTGAAGGTGATAAAAACTACTTGAAACGGTCCCAAAGCCACCTTCCATATTTTTCTGCTAAGCACCCCCCAGATAATGCTGTGATTAAAGCTGGCTACTGTGTTAAACAAGGAGCAGTG ATGAAGAACTGGAAAAGAAGGTATTTCCAGCTGGATGAAAACACGATAGGATACTTTAAATCTGAACTG GATAAGGAGCCCCTTCGGATTATACCACTGAAAGAGGTTCATAAGGTCCAGGAATGTAAACAAAG TGATATAATGATGAGAGACAATCTATTTGAAATTGTAACAACTTCTCGAACGTTTTATGTACAG gCAGATAGCCCAGAAGACATGCACAGCTGGATTAAAGCAATTTCTGGTGCAATAGTAGCACAGCGAGGACCTGGAAGATCAGCAGCTTCT GAACATTCCAACTGTTCTTCAGAATCCACCTGTCctgcaaaaacagcagcagccacctCACATTCCACAACCACTCACAACCCCTCTTTGGCCCAAACCCTTAACACCAAGCCCCTTGTCTTGGAGAAGCGAAGACTTCACGAATCTTTTACCAAGACCAAGCCAGGGAGCTTCAAGATCCAGGCTGTCCCTTCAAGAGACCCAGCTTCCAAAGTGACTCTACAGGGCCTAATGGAACctcaaaataaaaatggcactCAGGAACAGGATCCTGGCCCAGTGGATCTGGATGATGCAAGCCTTCCAGTCAGTGATGTGTAA